In Zingiber officinale cultivar Zhangliang chromosome 9B, Zo_v1.1, whole genome shotgun sequence, the genomic window TCATCCGCGCTTTTAATTCAGTGatgtaaataaataataaataatttaaaatatttttaaaaattaattagacgGAATTTTATTAAACACATTCAACTCCAAATACTCTAAACAGCTCTATCTATATCCAAGAGTCTGTTATcggcaaaaaaataaaaataaaactaaaaacaaatttaaaaggaaaaaaaaagcatTTTCGTTAGAGATTTATTTGATCAGATTTCCTTGTTCATGAAAGGCGTCCTAATCTCCCATGCATTCAGCTCCGAAACCTTAACATCCACTGCACCATTGTTGAACACGAACAGATGGGCATCTCTTCCGATCGCCAAGCTCGGATAAACTCTGGACGTGATGCATGTTTTTCCTCCTGCTCCAAAGCTCTCCACCACCGAGTGATCGATCAAGCTTCTAAGAGAGATCGTCTTAGACGAATCGATGTCAACGTCGACAAAGCCAGCAAAAGTCGGCTTATATATGTTCTCCCTTTTAGTTGACCTGATCATTCAGACAAAAAAAACAAGGTCAATCAAACCGTTGACTTGGACACGGGGTTTTAAAAGAGTAAGCTTAGCTCGCTCACCTGGTGGGATCATGGCAGAAGAGAACAACGTGCTTCCTCTTGTGCTTGAAGACCTTGAAGAACACTGCGGTTCTTTCTTCGTGAGCGGCATCGGCGAGAACGTAAAGCCCGAACGGGCCGACTCCTCCCTTCACATCGGCAGCGTGCCTGGCGCAGTAAGCTTGGGCATCTCCGACGTACGAAGGGTCGAAATCCTCTGCTTTTTCCAAACTGCCCATCTCGAATGTAACCTCCACATCCGCCTGAACCGCGTCGATGTTGTTTACTCGGAAGAAGCCACCGGGATTCACGACCTGATTCGCCAAAGAAACGTGCTGGCTTCTCAGCCGATCGAACTCCTCCACCggccactgcaacagctgccggCCGTTCTCGTCCAGCCAAAGTTCTCTAGGAACCAActgaaagaagaggaggaggtttTGAGAAATAATGAAAGAAAAGGGGGCTAAAATGGAAACAAGGGAAAAAAACTCACGATGATTCCGGACCAGCCTTTGCTGACGTCATCGGCAATGGTATCCGACTCGTTGGCCCAGCCGGTCAAAACCCTCCTCCTCTTTGCCGGATCGAAGAAGGTCTTCGAGGCGTAGAAGTTGCCGTAATCGTACCTCAACCCATCGCTGCCGTCCACCAACGCCTGGTCCGGAAGGTATCGGTCCAGCGCAGGGTAGTACGTTCCCAGAGTGTAGTACTCGAACCTCGTCCGGTCGAGGCTCACCTTCAGCACGTGCTTCACTCCGCGGCCGGTCGCCGACGTGTCCCTTCCTTCCCTCCCGCCGACCGCCACCGGGAAGAAGTCCGGGCACTCCCACATCCCCGTCCCCTTGCTCGAGTGCAGCGGGTGCTTCGCCTTCGTCCAGTTCACGAAATCCTTGCTCCGGTACAAGATCGCCACCCCTCTCTGCCCCACTTCCCTGATGCCCCCGATCGCGATGCTCCAGTGCTTGTTGTCCGGGTGGAGCCACGCCGTGGTCGGATCACGGAACTGGGTGGCGTTGATCGACGGATCGGAGGAGATCACGGGGTTGTAGTCGGGCTTGTCCCACTCACGGAGAAGGGGGTCGGATAAATTGGCCGGGAAGGCGATGTTTTGGACCTGGGTCTTGAAGTTGTCGACGATGCCGGTGTAGAGGATCACCGGCTTGCCGTCGGGGAGGACGGTGGCGGAGCCGGACCAACATCCGTAGATGTCGAAGGGCTTCGACGGGTAGATTGCCGGGTCGAGCGCGTACCAGTTGATCAGATCGGTGGACACCGAGTGGCCCCACACGATGTTACCCCACACGGAGCCATAGGGGTTGTACTGGTAGAAAAGATGGTATATTCCCTTGTAGTAAAATGGCCCTGCAcacgtatttttttttaataaaaaatatttaaaatacccTCAGAGTTTAGAAGTTTAATATTTCCAACGACTTTGAAATTTGacgaaaaaaaaactttaaccaCGTACCGTTTGGATCTGCTTGCAAAAGTTGTTGATAATTAGTGGAGAAGATTCATAAGCATAAACAAGAACATAAaacaattagaaaaaaaaagaaagtaaaatacatttattttagagaaaaaactataaaaattacCATTAATCCAATTTATGGGAGGACGAAAGTGATATCTAGGTAAAAGAGTTTTGTCGACTAAGGAAGGACGAAAGTTCTTCGTACAATCGATGAGAAGAACTCACTTTTTGCAATGAAACGAGGAGAAATATAGCAACTAATGTTAACCATAACTTTGAAAGTGTATTAGACATTGTTAATGTATGGAGAAGGATGTACAAGAAGAGATTGATGAAAGATGAAAGAGAAGCCTACAATATATAATGGAGAGAATCTCTAGACTAAGTCTTAttttgtaaataaataaatatttattatttgataTCTTTTATGGTGATGGAGGAAATAGTAGTATATAGATGTTATCCTTACCAAATGTGTGGATATTGATTTCAATTCTTATTTGGATAAATATTTGCTGATGCAATAAGTTGAAATATTCAAAAACATTACCATAAAAGATAATTTTTTGGATAGATTTTCGagatttgaattaaaatttatttgtattaGCTGGAATTTGTAAATATAAGGCAAAACCATATCCATATCTTTCGTTTTAATGTACATTTAATTATAAagtattttgttttaatttaattgtgtttGAGTATTAGTTGTTATAAAATATAGACATTGTCTAgattataatcttaaaaattttaattgagttattgttgttatataagatatatataatttaaaagttaaaagtgAGCCAAATTCAAAACAATTTACTAAACCTAATTAATTTGTAAATTCAGAAATTTGGTTCGGtgttttaggatttttttaaaataagaaattttgaattttaaaaattaatcaaattgattaaatttattttttataaaataattaaaaaagagtttttttaaattttttattagaccgattaaattttaattaaaaatatttagttttttttttaaaaaaaattaattaatttggttaTAAACCAATTTTATATCGATTCAGTTTATtcgattttaattataaaattcggttaatttagttagtaaaaaaactctaattaattcaatttcgAATAGTTCGGTTTATATTAATTGTTATTTATAGTGAATTGTGAAAACATAATTGTTGTTAAAAACTTTATCATtacttcaaattaaaaaaattcttataaactttcaaatataatttattaaaaaataatatatttatatattaaatatttttaatcaactAAATAAGGTAAATTTGACTAATATAAAAAAGGCAATGAATAATAACATTAACAATGATAATAACTTGTGGAGGAGCTAGAGCAATAATAACATTATAAAGATAACGAGGAAgaggataaaaaaatttatagaaaaataatattaaatgtgtttttactatttttatataaaaatattaattactaATAAATAGTATTTATTAGATAAACCTAAATTGGACGATGACcaataaaaagttaaaattatttatcaaattttgtttagaaaaattatatatcaagaaatctaaggtaaaaaaaattaaattcacgATGAAATTTAATTcagtaaaaaattataattaaaaattatcgaGTAAATAAATCTCAATAAAAATGTATTCTAatccataattttaaatattaactcatatgtttacaaaataaattaataattatatttttatttaataaatataatatataaatttttttgaaatgtGATAGTGAAAAATAAGGGCCTAGGCCTTGAGCCGGTTCGTTCGATCCGGGTATTGTCTGAACTAACTGGTCGACATTtgtgtcttttttttttatttttttattttttttgctttACATCCATCATTGACGACCGCCCCTTGCCTACAGTAGAAATGGGGTAAAATTTTTCCACGCTATTTCAAACAGTCGCAACCGCCAGATTTCAATGGTTTTAGGATTTAAGACATTTTTCACAGCGAAGATAACATTCACGGTGAAAAACGGAAGATAACAATTCATTGTCACTTGAAGCGCTAGAGGGAGACTACAATCAAGAAGTTGAAAATGGTCAAATTTCAAAAGTATAATATGGAGTCCCTGATTTATCTATGCTAGAAAACATTGaggtaaaaattaaaaactccatGGAGTAAGTTACAAGTAGATACGATTATGAACCGTGTGAAAGATGCTTATTTATTATATTGTCAATATGCACATCCCAAGGGATTAGTGTGAGAAAAGAAGATCAACAATGTTTTTCTCATACTAATGAACTTCAATCAAAGGAATTTAATTGTTCATGTCAAGGTTTGAAAGACGAAAAAAGTTCTAGTAAAAATATTCCAGTTTATCAAAAACCAGTCTCTAGAACTAACTATAAAGCCAAATTGAAGATTACAAGGGAGAGAGAAGGTAAATGGCGGGTGAGTAAATTTTTTGTGGAGCATAACCATGAGATGTTTACACCTAATCAAACTCATTTGTTAAGATCGGCACTCAATATATCATATGCAAAAAAATCTACTCTAGAAGCTATGGTAAATGCTGGAATACCTATCTCTATGCTATTTCTTTTATGGAAAATGAAGCATGTGGactcaaaaatttaagttttattagAAAAGATGCATATGACCATTTGAGTCGTGAAAAAACATACCAAAGTTGAGAATGGAGATGCTACTGCACTTAttcaatattttataaataaggcGAATAAGGCAAATTACTTTTACTAGAATGTGAATGATAATTATAGGGCGATGAACTTTTCTTTAGGGAGTATAGATGTACGGTTGATTATGAATATTTTGGTGATGTCCTATGAATTGATACAACATATAGAACAAATAAGTATAATTTGATATGTGCTTGAAAAATGGGCTATTGCTTTTAGTAATGGAAGGTTTAGTGCGGGACTTTTGGCTACTTCtacaaatataattttgaaaaagtcagGTAATAAGATGAgttctttgtatgaatttgtGATGAATTATGGAAAGATTCAAGATAATTAGTGACTAGAGGAGAAGGTTGAGGATACTTGTTGTCTTTATGGTAAGGTTgtacaaattttgaaaaatcatccACTATTAATTTATGCTGCTgatgtttatatata contains:
- the LOC122023150 gene encoding beta-fructofuranosidase, insoluble isoenzyme 3-like, which produces MVNISCYISPRFIAKRPFYYKGIYHLFYQYNPYGSVWGNIVWGHSVSTDLINWYALDPAIYPSKPFDIYGCWSGSATVLPDGKPVILYTGIVDNFKTQVQNIAFPANLSDPLLREWDKPDYNPVISSDPSINATQFRDPTTAWLHPDNKHWSIAIGGIREVGQRGVAILYRSKDFVNWTKAKHPLHSSKGTGMWECPDFFPVAVGGREGRDTSATGRGVKHVLKVSLDRTRFEYYTLGTYYPALDRYLPDQALVDGSDGLRYDYGNFYASKTFFDPAKRRRVLTGWANESDTIADDVSKGWSGIILVPRELWLDENGRQLLQWPVEEFDRLRSQHVSLANQVVNPGGFFRVNNIDAVQADVEVTFEMGSLEKAEDFDPSYVGDAQAYCARHAADVKGGVGPFGLYVLADAAHEERTAVFFKVFKHKRKHVVLFCHDPTRSTKRENIYKPTFAGFVDVDIDSSKTISLRSLIDHSVVESFGAGGKTCITSRVYPSLAIGRDAHLFVFNNGAVDVKVSELNAWEIRTPFMNKEI